A window of Eubacterium sp. 1001713B170207_170306_E7 contains these coding sequences:
- the jag gene encoding RNA-binding cell elongation regulator Jag/EloR, with protein sequence MNKMVVGKGKTIEDAINAGLKELGVTLDEVETNVVQVPESGVFGIFGKKEAVVEVTVLNNAGKKAEVFLGEMLDAMNIPCTITSHLEDDVLHVELEGKDMGILIGRRGQTLDSLQYLVSLVVNRSGEKYIRVVLDTENYRSKRQKTLEALAEKMASKAVRYGKKMSLEPMNPSERRIIHAKLQNSDKVFTFSEGDEPYRHVVIQLKDK encoded by the coding sequence ATGAATAAAATGGTAGTTGGTAAAGGAAAAACCATTGAAGATGCCATTAATGCAGGTTTAAAAGAATTGGGAGTAACGCTGGACGAGGTGGAAACCAACGTCGTTCAGGTACCGGAATCCGGCGTTTTTGGTATTTTCGGAAAAAAGGAAGCGGTTGTTGAGGTCACGGTGTTAAACAATGCCGGTAAAAAGGCAGAGGTCTTTTTGGGTGAAATGCTGGATGCCATGAATATCCCATGCACCATCACCTCACATTTGGAAGACGATGTGCTTCATGTTGAGCTTGAGGGAAAAGATATGGGGATTTTGATTGGCCGCCGCGGCCAGACACTGGATTCCCTTCAGTATCTGGTGAGCCTGGTGGTCAACCGTTCCGGCGAAAAATACATCCGTGTGGTTCTGGATACGGAAAATTACCGCAGTAAACGCCAGAAAACCCTGGAAGCGCTGGCTGAAAAGATGGCCTCAAAAGCGGTGCGTTACGGTAAGAAAATGTCGCTTGAGCCCATGAATCCGTCTGAAAGACGAATCATCCACGCAAAGCTTCAGAACAGTGACAAGGTCTTTACCTTCAGCGAGGGCGATGAGCCTTACCGCCATGTTGTTATCCAGCTAAAGGATAAATAA
- a CDS encoding YidC/Oxa1 family membrane protein insertase produces the protein MHILYQAFGFVLFQIYNFVQNYGVAVILFTILVKFCILPLNIKQTKSMREMQALQPELQKLQKKYKNNPDKLNQETMKLYKLYNVSPMAGCLPLLIQLPIIYALFGALRDPGKWVFTNGDVSAISQQFLWIPDLGNPDPWYILPILCVVFTFITQKFTMSVQKGTMDKSAEKTQNMMLYIMPIFIGFAAISMPAGVALYWVVQNVFTFVQQFIMLRKPAEKVDPREAEKRVEEAKREEIKKKKEERKQQSEARAEAMAAQSGKTVKKKEEPTDRKPLTRPASSKKVKRQTITKIPERGASVEEPENE, from the coding sequence ATGCATATTTTATATCAGGCATTTGGGTTTGTACTGTTTCAAATCTATAATTTTGTTCAGAATTACGGCGTGGCCGTCATTCTGTTTACCATTCTGGTAAAATTCTGTATTTTGCCGCTGAACATCAAACAGACAAAATCCATGAGAGAAATGCAGGCGTTACAGCCTGAACTGCAGAAGCTGCAGAAGAAGTATAAAAATAATCCGGACAAGCTCAATCAGGAGACCATGAAGCTGTACAAGCTGTACAATGTCAGCCCAATGGCAGGCTGCCTGCCGCTTCTGATCCAGCTGCCCATTATTTACGCTTTGTTTGGAGCGCTGAGAGATCCTGGAAAATGGGTATTTACCAACGGCGATGTATCAGCCATCAGCCAGCAGTTTTTATGGATTCCTGATTTAGGGAACCCGGACCCGTGGTACATTCTGCCCATCCTTTGTGTGGTCTTTACCTTTATTACACAGAAGTTTACCATGTCTGTACAAAAGGGAACCATGGATAAGTCGGCTGAAAAAACCCAGAACATGATGCTCTACATCATGCCGATCTTCATCGGCTTTGCCGCCATCAGTATGCCGGCCGGTGTCGCACTGTACTGGGTGGTTCAGAATGTCTTTACCTTTGTCCAGCAGTTTATCATGCTGCGCAAGCCTGCTGAAAAAGTTGACCCGCGCGAAGCCGAAAAACGTGTTGAAGAAGCAAAACGCGAAGAGATTAAAAAGAAAAAGGAAGAACGCAAGCAGCAGAGTGAAGCCAGAGCAGAAGCCATGGCGGCTCAGTCCGGCAAAACCGTGAAAAAGAAGGAAGAGCCGACTGACAGAAAGCCGTTGACAAGACCGGCTTCCAGCAAAAAGGTAAAACGCCAGACGATCACGAAAATCCCTGAACGGGGTGCTTCGGTGGAAGAGCCGGAAAACGAATAG
- the mnmE gene encoding tRNA uridine-5-carboxymethylaminomethyl(34) synthesis GTPase MnmE: MNEAFLNEDTIAAVATGLGGAGIGIIRVSGPEAVAIVTRLFVSHAGKTVEGAESHKLLYGNILEPEDGKIIDEVLVSKMKGPFSYTAEDVVEINCHGGIVSLKKILDAVIRSGARLAEPGEFTKRAFLNGRLDLAQAEAVMDIISAKTEKSLEYSVGQLEGKLSQRLGAIDDLLIDVMANVEANIDYPEYDIEEVTTAYLNDHIQQAIDMVGTLLRASETGKIYREGITTAILGEPNVGKSSLLNTLLMENKAIVTEIPGTTRDIIEEYINIGGIPFKIIDTAGIRETDNLVEQIGVEKSRQLIKNTNLILFMTDLSRPFSEEEKTLIEKLDPSKTVFIANKTDSMIESREIPEGWLPLSLKEDKGIEALRNRMLEMVMGGSVDQEADYIVNNVRHVHLLEEAMTCLKNALETIGMGMPLELVSIDIKDGLEKIREITGRSVGSDIVNQIFKNFCIGK; encoded by the coding sequence ATGAACGAAGCATTCTTAAATGAAGATACCATCGCCGCCGTTGCCACTGGACTTGGCGGCGCGGGCATTGGCATTATACGCGTCAGCGGACCGGAGGCAGTGGCGATTGTCACCCGGCTTTTTGTCAGTCACGCCGGTAAAACCGTGGAAGGGGCAGAGTCCCATAAGCTGCTTTACGGCAACATCCTCGAGCCTGAGGATGGAAAAATTATCGACGAGGTTCTGGTTTCAAAAATGAAAGGCCCCTTCTCCTATACCGCTGAGGATGTGGTGGAAATCAACTGTCACGGAGGGATTGTATCGCTGAAAAAAATCCTGGACGCTGTCATCCGCTCGGGCGCGCGTCTGGCAGAGCCGGGCGAGTTTACAAAACGCGCCTTTTTAAACGGCCGGCTCGATCTGGCACAGGCCGAGGCGGTTATGGACATTATCTCGGCCAAAACCGAAAAGAGCCTGGAGTATTCTGTTGGCCAGCTTGAGGGAAAGCTTTCTCAGCGGCTGGGCGCCATCGATGATCTGCTCATTGATGTCATGGCAAATGTGGAGGCCAACATTGATTACCCGGAATACGATATCGAGGAGGTCACCACCGCGTACCTGAATGACCATATTCAACAGGCGATCGATATGGTCGGCACACTGCTCAGGGCCTCTGAAACCGGGAAAATTTACCGCGAGGGCATCACTACCGCGATTCTGGGTGAGCCCAATGTCGGGAAATCCTCGCTGCTCAATACCCTGTTAATGGAAAACAAGGCCATTGTCACCGAGATTCCGGGGACGACCAGGGATATTATTGAGGAATACATCAACATTGGCGGTATCCCCTTTAAGATTATTGATACGGCCGGCATCCGTGAAACAGATAACCTGGTTGAGCAGATCGGTGTGGAAAAATCCCGCCAGCTCATTAAAAACACCAACCTTATTTTGTTTATGACGGATCTCAGCCGTCCTTTCTCTGAAGAGGAAAAGACGCTGATCGAGAAGCTGGACCCATCAAAAACGGTTTTTATTGCCAATAAAACAGACAGCATGATCGAGAGCCGGGAGATTCCAGAGGGGTGGCTGCCACTGTCCTTAAAAGAGGATAAAGGCATCGAGGCGCTCAGGAACAGGATGCTCGAGATGGTCATGGGCGGCTCGGTGGATCAGGAGGCTGACTATATTGTCAATAACGTGCGCCACGTCCATTTGCTGGAGGAAGCCATGACCTGTCTGAAAAACGCCCTTGAAACCATTGGCATGGGTATGCCGCTGGAGCTTGTCTCCATTGATATTAAGGACGGGCTTGAAAAGATCCGCGAGATTACCGGACGTTCGGTGGGCTCGGACATCGTCAATCAGATATTCAAGAATTTTTGTATCGGAAAGTAG